GCGTATCAAAGAGCCCATCCCCAAAGGACAAAAGAACCTGTAAAAGAGCTGGGCTGACCAGATAAAACCCAAATAGTAAGCCCAAGACAAAGCAACAAAAGACCGCTGGGATGTACCAGAAAATACTTCTGGCTTCTCCTTTATCAAGTGCTGGAACTACAAAAGCCCAAACTTGATAGGTCAAAAACGGCAAGGTCAGCGTAAAGGCTAGGAGGCTGGCTATATTGATATAAATCCATAATATATCGTTAGGACCCAAAACAATCAATTTCTGAGAAAATCCCTGAGTCAAAAACTGGTAAATACTTCTCGAAAAACAGAGACTGATCAAAAAACTAACGAAGAAAAAAGATAGGGTCCACATAAAGCGACTTCGAAATTCGGTCAAATGCTCGACAACGGTTAGTTCTTGTTTAGTGTGCATGATGTTCTCGATTCTTCCACGTTAAGCAAGCAATCAAGAGGATGAGAAAGACCTGTGGTAGCAGAATTTCTAGACTTGGATACAGACCGATCACATCTATTGTAGGAATACCTCTCACTACATGACTCGGGAGGATATTGGTCAATTGTAAGGCATGGATACTAACTCCCAACATCTTAAAGGCCAGGGCATAAATCAGCCAAGTCAGATAGAAAAATACCTTATGTGGCTTGATTTTGCTCGTTGTTTTCAGCATGACAACAGCCAAGAGTAAAAGGACTAAAAAGGCTAGACCAATTCCTAATAGAAAGTCATTGAGGCTAATCTTTGGTAGGATACCTGCATAAAAGAGAATGGTTTCTGCCCCCTCACGAAAGACCGCTAGAAAACTCAAAGCAAACATTGAAAGGAAACTACCGCTTGCCGTCACCACCTGCATCTGCTGCTCCATATAGGCATTCCACTTCTTGACAGAAGATTTACTATGGAGCCAAATACCAATGACAACCATCATCACAACCGCAACAATCCCCACCAAGCCCTCAATGATTTCACGATTGGCACCAGAGGAGAGCCTTGGGAAAAATTGGTGCAAGGCAATCGCCAACAGGGCACTGGCTAATAAACCGACGACAGCTCCGCCATAAACCCAAAGCAAGCCTTTTTTCTGCTTGCTCGCTTTTAGAGTAGAGACTAGAGCTAGCACGATGAGAAGAGCCTCAACTCCCTCCCGCAGAAGGATTAGCATCGCATCGAAGACAGTGTAGCTGGCTGAGGGATCAATGCTTGCCAAATCCGCAATCAGTTGGGCGAGCTTTTCTTGATAAGCCGCTTCGTCACCGCGTACCATGATAACGGGCGACTCACTCTCGACCCGAGTATAAAGACTTGGATTCCGTGTACTAACATCTCCTTCAATGGTCGGCCAAATGGTGATAAATTCCTTCATCAGAGAAGCCCCTTTGGTCTTATCACCCGCTTCAAAAGCAGTTTGTGCTTGCTTGAGCAGATCAATCCCATCTGTTAAGGTTACATCCGTTGCAGCTGTAGCTACCTTTTGACCAGCTACAAAGGCTTGAATAGCATTTTTTAAATCATCAAATGATGTTTGAATACTGCCATAGTCTACAGGTTCTGTTTCAATACTACTGCGTAAGAAAGAAATGGCTGTTTCAATTTTTCCGTAATGCCCTGTGCTAGTATCACGAACAATGCCTTCATTCACTGTCCACGTACTATTGAGTTTTTTGTAGTTCTCCTTGACACTGTCAATCTCCTTGCGCTCAATCGCTTCCTGCAAAAGGTCAAAGGCAGGAGATAACTTGTTCATCAGTTTTTCTTTTTCAGCAGTGACATCAACAGGATGTTGTTCCGCCTCAAAGTCCAACAAGGCTTTAGAAACAGCCACTAGTTTTTCTTCTGTCGGTTCTTGTTCCAATTCCGCTAGGCGGTTGGTCACCATCTGACCAGCCTTGGAATCATAGTTATCGACCTGTGTGAAATCTTCCTGCAACTGAGCAATCAACTGCTCTGCCCTTTCCTTATCCCCTTTGTTCAAGGCTGTGGTCGCATCTGTAATCGTGATAAAGAGATGACTATAGGAATCCTCTGCCGAAACAGGTCTTGCAAAAAAGACGAAAGCAAGTAAGGCAAGGAGTGCCAGTTTATTCAAATAAGGCTTGACCAATGTACTCTCCTTTTTTTACGCCAGCAAAGCAAGCAAATAAACCACTTCCGACATGGGTGATATACTCGTTCATCTTATCCATATTTCCCAAATTGTTTTGAATGGTGATAAATTGCTCTGGATTTTTTTGGAAAGAAATAAACAGTAAGCCTGAGTCAAACTGACCTGTTTTTTCATCAATTCCATCTGAATACGAATAAGAGCGACGGTAGATTTCAACACCTGTTTCCTTTGCTAGTCTGACATGAGAATCAACGGGCACAAGTGGCTCGCCCTTATCGTCTTTTAAGTCCAAATCAACTTCATCAAACTCATCTTTCTTTCCAAAGGGTGCACCGCTTTCCTTGTAGCGACCAAAGGTATTTTCCTGTTCATTGAGGCTGGTTCTGTCCCATGTTTCCAGAAACATTTGGATACGGCGGACTGCCATATAGGTGCCTCCCCGCATCCAGTTAGAATCCTCACACCAGATGATATCCTGAAATTGCTCTTTTTTCGTCGCATTTGCCGTGCCATCTTTAAATCCAAACAGGTTGCGTGGCGTCTCTTTGCGGTTACCAATCGCTGCAAAACCAGCTTGACTCCATTTCATGGTTACGAGGCTGCGACCTTTTCGGACGAGATTTCGGACAGCATGAAAGGCCACTTGTGCATCGTCAGCACAGGCTTGGATAACAATATCCCCTCCAGTATAGGCTTCCTTGAGCTGATCCCTTGGAAAGACTGGCAAAGCTCGAAATTCTTTTGGTTTCTTACTTTCCAATCCTAGCTTGGTCAAGAAAGCGGGTGAAATCCCAAAAGTAAGGGTCAGGCGGTGAGGATTCAGGCCAACCGTTTCCCCTGTATCAAATGGTGGAAGATAGCCATTATCTCCATCTTCTTTTACTAGCTTTCCAGTCACTAATTTCTCACTGTAATCTGTCCAATCCTTGAACATCTGAATGACTTCAGCCTTGTCTGTTGAATGCAGGTCAAGTACAACAAAATACACATTTTTCTGGGT
The window above is part of the Streptococcus himalayensis genome. Proteins encoded here:
- the tatC gene encoding twin-arginine translocase subunit TatC, whose amino-acid sequence is MHTKQELTVVEHLTEFRSRFMWTLSFFFVSFLISLCFSRSIYQFLTQGFSQKLIVLGPNDILWIYINIASLLAFTLTLPFLTYQVWAFVVPALDKGEARSIFWYIPAVFCCFVLGLLFGFYLVSPALLQVLLSFGDGLFDTQLTAQNYLAFLLHTTIPMAVLFEIPVLVAFLTSLGVLSPRFLVQYRRHAYFTLLVIAVVITPADFTSDLAMTVPLILIYEVSVGISKWLYRKKEKRRT
- the efeB gene encoding iron uptake transporter deferrochelatase/peroxidase subunit; this encodes MTKDEKWFEKKMDRREFLKKAGIGGAGLALGASGASAFFAHKVTDEIAKSDGQEDISFYGEHQAGIVTPTQKNVYFVVLDLHSTDKAEVIQMFKDWTDYSEKLVTGKLVKEDGDNGYLPPFDTGETVGLNPHRLTLTFGISPAFLTKLGLESKKPKEFRALPVFPRDQLKEAYTGGDIVIQACADDAQVAFHAVRNLVRKGRSLVTMKWSQAGFAAIGNRKETPRNLFGFKDGTANATKKEQFQDIIWCEDSNWMRGGTYMAVRRIQMFLETWDRTSLNEQENTFGRYKESGAPFGKKDEFDEVDLDLKDDKGEPLVPVDSHVRLAKETGVEIYRRSYSYSDGIDEKTGQFDSGLLFISFQKNPEQFITIQNNLGNMDKMNEYITHVGSGLFACFAGVKKGEYIGQALFE
- a CDS encoding FTR1 family iron permease, which gives rise to MVKPYLNKLALLALLAFVFFARPVSAEDSYSHLFITITDATTALNKGDKERAEQLIAQLQEDFTQVDNYDSKAGQMVTNRLAELEQEPTEEKLVAVSKALLDFEAEQHPVDVTAEKEKLMNKLSPAFDLLQEAIERKEIDSVKENYKKLNSTWTVNEGIVRDTSTGHYGKIETAISFLRSSIETEPVDYGSIQTSFDDLKNAIQAFVAGQKVATAATDVTLTDGIDLLKQAQTAFEAGDKTKGASLMKEFITIWPTIEGDVSTRNPSLYTRVESESPVIMVRGDEAAYQEKLAQLIADLASIDPSASYTVFDAMLILLREGVEALLIVLALVSTLKASKQKKGLLWVYGGAVVGLLASALLAIALHQFFPRLSSGANREIIEGLVGIVAVVMMVVIGIWLHSKSSVKKWNAYMEQQMQVVTASGSFLSMFALSFLAVFREGAETILFYAGILPKISLNDFLLGIGLAFLVLLLLAVVMLKTTSKIKPHKVFFYLTWLIYALAFKMLGVSIHALQLTNILPSHVVRGIPTIDVIGLYPSLEILLPQVFLILLIACLTWKNREHHAH